In Oryza sativa Japonica Group chromosome 8, ASM3414082v1, the sequence CCACAAGTGATCAGCTGCATGAGCAAATTGGCAGGCTTGAACTTTACACCCATTGGGGCAAAGAGATGTTCCTCCTCTAGCGCCCTAAAGCTACTCCTCCTACTGGCTTCGGCCCTTATCAGGGACTCCAAGGTCTCAACTCTACCACCTGGAGAAGCGTCAGAGGAGCACACCGGTGGTGATTCTCGAACAACTCCAGGACCCTTTGGAGATGGTTGTGTGCTCCTTGGATGACATTCCTGAATCTCAGAATCTGATGTACTATTCTCTGTACATACTCCTGCCATACGAGAATTCCTCTCAGGAGCATCCCTCTCACTGTCGTCGGTCTGTGTGGATGCGTCCTGGGCTCCGATGGGCTTGCAAACTCTGTACTCTAAAGGTCCTGGAGAGCTTGCCTCTGATAATGGAGGAGCAACTCTTCCTGCCGGTTCAGGGGACATGTTTCCAGATGAGCCAGAGCGCGGAGTCCGGCATTGGTCATCCTCACGGTTAGTAGAAGCTGACGATGAAGGCAGCAACGTGGCCGATTGTGCCTGCTGCTGTGGCTGTGGTGTAGGGGGTGGTGGGGAGGCCTCTTTTGTAACAGCAGATGGAGATGATGAGGAGGAGCACCCTTCTTGCGATCCTCGCGAATGAGGGGACTCTTCTGGAGGGTGCTTGAGGGTCTCAACCTTGGGCTCGCCAACGCCATTCTGCTGTCGATCTGAGACATGGCAAAATTGGAGCAAGATCTGATGAGCAGTTGAATTCAGTAGCCTGTGACTGTGATTGAGGCAATTCGTCGAACACAAACCTGGCGGTGATCGGTCGAGGAGCTCGGAGCCCTTGAGGATGTACTCGTTCCCTTGCGCGGGCAGGACGAGATCGTCCTCGGATAGGTCGTGCCACACGAAGCCATTCTTGTAGCTCCTGCTGAAGCTACACGGATCAGACCAAACCAAGAGGAAAGGGGGAGATGTTTAGTCCCCCAAAAGAATTTAGATAGATATACCTCTTGCACGACCATGAGTACATTGCCGCCATGCCCTTCCCTCGCAGCACGTTGAGGCGGTTAATCACATCTGCATCAACGCCTCCCGCATCATTGGTAGGGAtcgaaaaggggaaaaagaaaaaaactgaagcttgaacaagaaaaagagaaggatACAGACCTCGCAGGTAGAGGCCGTCCGGTGAGGCGAGTGGCACCTCGATGAAGTGGGGGTGTTCGAGATGGCGATTGCGGCAGAGGTAGTAGACGACGGCCACCCTCTTTGAGGAGGACGGGGaagggggcgggggcggcgagcGCAGGTGATGAGTCTTGCCCGGTGGCTCGACCCAGACCTTGTTGCGTCCAGGgctcgcggtggcggcgcgacggcgcgtCCTCGTGCCACCGCCCTCCATGCCTGGTCGGATCAAAGCCAAGGCATGGGCAAATGGGAGGGAAGGATGATCTGATCAAACCCTGGCCTTGATTGATTCACAAAGCTACTAAGCTAGTAAGGTGATTGGGGATGGGGGAGACTGAGAGCGCGagcagggagggaggagaggagaccgCACTCTCCAATAATTAATGCATCAAATGTAGTAGGAGGAAGAGGAGCCAAGCTGAAGCTGAATCTCTAGTGCTGATTGCTCAAGCCAAGCCGGCACTGTTTGTGTTAGGTTGTGTCGGGCTTTAGCTttagctgctgctgcatctcaAACTACATCAAAGCTGCTGCATTACTGCTGGTTGGTAGcactaactaactaactaactaacaGCGAGAAACTTTCAAAACCGGCTGGTCGCAATTGGAGAAGAAGAACAAGATTGGCTACTACTCCAGTAATTTGGCATTTTGGCAGTGAAAGTGATGCGAGAGAGGTCACAAGCAGCTACATCAGTTGGTTTGAGTGCTTTCTTCATGGGCTTTTTGTCTGCTCCTGCTGCTTGCTTGCTTTCTGTCTGTCTGCTCTCCCCTTTCCCAATTCCATTCCACTGCTAACTCACATTCATCATCAGAGattcagtttgaggggtttagTTACTGTTTTTTCATGGCAAACGGAAATTAGTTCACATGGCAGCGTACAGAGGTATAGTACAGATACAGTAATATGTATTTCAAGTCAGCCCTACTGGATTGGAGTACTACACATGGCAATGCTAGGATCTAAACCAACACACACAACACAGGCTGGGTTATTACCCTTGTTTTACTAGTTGGCATCACGCCGTGGGGCTCGTGGGCACCGCTGTCTCCGATTTATTACTACTCTGGCTTCCTCAGTTTTCATGTGTTCGCGTTCGATGATCTGTGAACGTACAGTTCAGTTTACCTGACTGAATACCGTTTTCCCATCTACCTCTCTGCTCTCCCTAGTAGAGGATTTATTTCTACTTGTTCTAGTACTTGTGCTTG encodes:
- the LOC4346328 gene encoding protein SOSEKI 3 isoform X4, whose translation is MEGGGTRTRRRAATASPGRNKVWVEPPGKTHHLRSPPPPPSPSSSKRVAVVYYLCRNRHLEHPHFIEVPLASPDGLYLRDVINRLNVLRGKGMAAMYSWSCKSRSYKNGFVWHDLSEDDLVLPAQGNEYILKGSELLDRSPPDRQQNGVGEPKVETLKHPPEESPHSRGSQEGCSSSSSPSAVTKEASPPPPTPQPQQQAQSATLLPSSSASTNREDDQCRTPRSGSSGNMSPEPAGRVAPPLSEASSPGPLEYRVCKPIGAQDASTQTDDSERDAPERNSRMAGVCTENSTSDSEIQECHPRSTQPSPKGPGVVRESPPVCSSDASPGGRVETLESLIRAEASRRSSFRALEEEHLFAPMGVKFKPANLLMQLITCGSISVKDHRSFGLIPTYRPRFTQVEFPSPMFSTPLALRHLDNIPCNARTIGMRIPESEYFSGSLVETKKQDESGKGGTPTLKRSSSCSEDSL
- the LOC4346328 gene encoding protein SOSEKI 3 isoform X3; translation: MEGGGTRTRRRAATASPGRNKVWVEPPGKTHHLRSPPPPPSPSSSKRVAVVYYLCRNRHLEHPHFIEVPLASPDGLYLRDVINRLNVLRGKGMAAMYSWSCKSRSYKNGFVWHDLSEDDLVLPAQGNEYILKGSELLDRSPPDRQQNGVGEPKVETLKHPPEESPHSRGSQEGCSSSSSPSAVTKEASPPPPTPQPQQQAQSATLLPSSSASTNREDDQCRTPRSGSSGNMSPEPAGRVAPPLSEASSPGPLEYRVCKPIGAQDASTQTDDSERDAPERNSRMAGVCTENSTSDSEIQECHPRSTQPSPKGPGVVRESPPVCSSDASPGGRVETLESLIRAEASRRSSFRALEEEHLFAPMGVKFKPANLLMQLITCGSISVKDHRSFGLIPTYRPRFTQVEFPSPMFSTPLALRHLDNIPCNARTIGMRIPESEYFSGSLVETKKQDESGKGGTPTLKRSSSCSEDSGLSH
- the LOC4346328 gene encoding protein SOSEKI 3 isoform X1; this translates as MEGGGTRTRRRAATASPGRNKVWVEPPGKTHHLRSPPPPPSPSSSKRVAVVYYLCRNRHLEHPHFIEVPLASPDGLYLRDVINRLNVLRGKGMAAMYSWSCKSRSYKNGFVWHDLSEDDLVLPAQGNEYILKGSELLDRSPPDRQQNGVGEPKVETLKHPPEESPHSRGSQEGCSSSSSPSAVTKEASPPPPTPQPQQQAQSATLLPSSSASTNREDDQCRTPRSGSSGNMSPEPAGRVAPPLSEASSPGPLEYRVCKPIGAQDASTQTDDSERDAPERNSRMAGVCTENSTSDSEIQECHPRSTQPSPKGPGVVRESPPVCSSDASPGGRVETLESLIRAEASRRSSFRALEEEHLFAPMGVKFKPANLLMQLITCGSISVKDHRSFGLIPTYRPRFTQVEFPSPMFSTPLALRHLDNIPCNARTIGMRIPESEYFSGSLVETKKQDESGKGGTPTLKRSSSCSEDRVCRVSDSNRDMESMAESGSFRCLPQTIKMISCKQSRSGTILSPNSDVRNSCSRQECSTRSSPLGSSKSASNRMTDLSLGKLSSSRVESFHEEKEKVIKIEESLLLELGL
- the LOC4346328 gene encoding protein SOSEKI 3 isoform X2, translating into MEGGGTRTRRRAATASPGRNKVWVEPPGKTHHLRSPPPPPSPSSSKRVAVVYYLCRNRHLEHPHFIEVPLASPDGLYLRDVINRLNVLRGKGMAAMYSWSCKRSYKNGFVWHDLSEDDLVLPAQGNEYILKGSELLDRSPPDRQQNGVGEPKVETLKHPPEESPHSRGSQEGCSSSSSPSAVTKEASPPPPTPQPQQQAQSATLLPSSSASTNREDDQCRTPRSGSSGNMSPEPAGRVAPPLSEASSPGPLEYRVCKPIGAQDASTQTDDSERDAPERNSRMAGVCTENSTSDSEIQECHPRSTQPSPKGPGVVRESPPVCSSDASPGGRVETLESLIRAEASRRSSFRALEEEHLFAPMGVKFKPANLLMQLITCGSISVKDHRSFGLIPTYRPRFTQVEFPSPMFSTPLALRHLDNIPCNARTIGMRIPESEYFSGSLVETKKQDESGKGGTPTLKRSSSCSEDRVCRVSDSNRDMESMAESGSFRCLPQTIKMISCKQSRSGTILSPNSDVRNSCSRQECSTRSSPLGSSKSASNRMTDLSLGKLSSSRVESFHEEKEKVIKIEESLLLELGL